In one window of Henckelia pumila isolate YLH828 chromosome 1, ASM3356847v2, whole genome shotgun sequence DNA:
- the LOC140876183 gene encoding uncharacterized protein produces the protein MPNPSLSSKIDHFIYSRNFYQSLLISGLVLYVILTSFYPSKNLDLILKWAPPSASSSFSSSSSSSSSSPPTNLSHVAFGLLGSIKMWPQRKAYLEAWWRPNKTRGYVYLDKAPPPEFLPWPATAPPYRIVDDLSKLFEKTKPRFELMPRMVHGILELFREEDENMRWVVMGDDDSVFFVDNIVDVLGEYDHTKYIYLGWHSDSVISNFWFSFQQAFGGGGIVLSYPLARALAKDMESCLLRYAQMSSADLITMACIADVGVNLTPHKGIHQVDLHGDFSGFLSAHPKVPLMTFHHFDAMDPIFPGKDRFESTRHLMKAADADQSRLLQQSICYHRRNRWSFSISWGYSAYIYENILPRSYLQIPLETFTPWAAGPERPFYMFDTRLPSNNPCEAPHVFFFDSVKKTSLGDKFVTRYVRARARGFGVCPLGGNHSAESIKEIKVFSPVKKRLQMDRCECCDVVRVGKSKAEINYRECKMDEIIA, from the exons ATGCCAAACCCATCACTATCTTCTAAAATCGACCATTTCATCTACTCAAGAAACTTCTACCAATCCCTACTAATCTCAGGCCTTGTTCTCTACGTAATCTTGACCTCCTTTTACCCCTCAAAAAACCTCGATTTGATCTTGAAATGGGCTCCTCCCTCTGCATCTTCCtcgttttcttcttcttcttcttcttcttcttcttccccgCCGACGAATCTGAGCCACGTAGCTTTCGGGCTTCTGGGGTCGATAAAAATGTGGCCGCAGAGAAAGGCATACCTGGAAGCATGGTGGAGGCCCAACAAGACCCGTGGCTACGTTTACCTAGACAAAGCTCCACCGCCGGAGTTCCTCCCATGGCCGGCTACGGCCCCGCCGTACAGAATCGTGGACGACTTGTCGAAACTGTTTGAAAAAACGAAACCCCGGTTCGAGCTGATGCCGAGAATGGTGCATGGGATACTGGAACTGTTCAGAGAAGAAGACGAAAACATGCGATGGGTTGTGATGGGGGACGACGATTCGGTGTTCTTCGTGGATAACATAGTGGACGTGCTTGGGGAGTACGATCACACAAAGTATATTTACTTGGGTTGGCATTCTGATAGTGTGATATCGAATTTCTGGTTCTCTTTCCAGCAAGCATTCGGGGGCGGGGGGATCGTGCTGAGTTACCCTTTGGCTCGAGCATTGGCTAAGGATATGGAGAGTTGTCTGCTTAGGTACGCGCAGATGAGCTCCGCAGATTTGATAACAATGGCGTGCATTGCGGACGTTGGAGTCAACCTCACTCCACACAAAGGGATTCATCAG GTGGATTTGCATGGCGATTTCTCGGGCTTCCTCTCAGCGCACCCCAAAGTCCCCCTCATGACATTCCACCACTTCGATGCAATGGACCCCATTTTCCCCGGCAAGGACCGCTTCGAGTCCACGCGCCACCTCATGAAGGCGGCCGACGCCGACCAATCTCGCCTTTTACAGCAATCCATCTGCTATCACCGCCGAAATCGGTGGTCTTTCTCCATCTCATGGGGCTATTCCGCTTATATATACGAGAACATTCTGCCTCGGAGCTACCTTCAGATCCCCCTCGAGACTTTCACGCCGTGGGCCGCCGGACCCGAACGGCCCTTTTACATGTTCGATACGCGGCTGCCGTCCAATAACCCCTGCGAAGCTCCCCATGTTTTCTTTTTTGATTCAGTGAAGAAAACGTCTCTGGGGGATAAGTTTGTTACTAGATAtgttcgagctcgagctcgaggtTTCGGGGTTTGTCCCTTAGGAGGTAACCATTCTGCGGAATCTATAAaagaaatcaaagtcttctcgCCGGTGAAGAAGCGTCTCCAG ATGGATCGATGTGAATGCTGTGATGTGGTCCGAGTGGGTAAATCCAAGGCCGAGATAAACTATCGGGAATGCAAGATGGACGAGATTATTGCgtga